One stretch of Miscanthus floridulus cultivar M001 chromosome 18, ASM1932011v1, whole genome shotgun sequence DNA includes these proteins:
- the LOC136522708 gene encoding CASP-like protein 2C3 isoform X1 yields the protein MVAAARVWEVKAEGLLRGACAALAAAAALLVGLSTQTETVLLVTKKATVKDVQALWVLAMAAAAAAVYHLLQLLKCFYLGRVGGASPCRRSSRALAWTCLLLDKVRRNNSLRLRALACAYTTFATTVEAAQACVIALDGAHALQWTKLCNIYTRFCEQIAGSLVLGMLAAVGTAVLSAASARNVFRHYSPSSSPPPGTYAAAH from the exons ATGGTGGCCGCGGCGAGGGTGTGGGAGGTGAAGGCGGAGGGCCTCCTGCGGGGCGCGTGCGCGGCGCTGGCCGCGGCGGCCGCGCTGCTGGTGGGGCTCAGCACGCAGACGGAGACGGTGCTGCTCGTCACCAAGAAGGCCACCGTCAAGGACGTCCAGGCACTCTG GGTGCTGGCgatggcggccgcggcggcggcggtgtaccACCTGCTGCAGCTACTCAAGTGCTTCTACCTCGGCCGCGTCGGCGGCGCGAGCCCCTGCCGCCGGAGCAGCAGGGCTCTGGCCTGGACATGCCTCCTGCTCGACAAGGTCAGGCGCAACAACTCCCTCCGTCTCCGTGCCCTC GCGTGCGCGTACACGACGTTCGCGACGACGGTGGAGGCGGCGCAGGCGTGCGTGATCGCGCTGGACGGCGCGCACGCGCTGCAGTGGACCAAGCTCTGCAACATCTACACCCGCTTCTGCGAGCAGATCGCCGGCAGCCTCGTGCTCGGGATGCTGGCCGCCGTGGGAACCGCCGTCCTCTCCGCCGCCTCCGCGCGCAACGTCTTCCGCCACtactcgccgtcgtcgtcgccgccgccggggaCCTACGCCGCCGCGCACTAG
- the LOC136522707 gene encoding 4-coumarate--CoA ligase 4-like, with protein sequence MGSVAEDSAATAAASVVFRSKLPDIEIPRHLSLQAYCFERLPEVCSRPCLIDGQTGAVHTYADVERLSRTAAAALRGIGVGKGDVVMNLLRNCPEFAFVFLGAARLGAATTTANPFYTPHEIHRQAAAAGAKVIVTEACAVEKVRGFAAERGVPVVAVDGAFEGCLELGALMDAAEPLDADKEVDPDDVVALPYSSGTTGLPKGVMLTHRSLVTSVAQQVDGENPNLYFSKDDVVLCVLPLFHIYSLNSVLLAGLRAGCAIVIMRKFEIGALVELVRAHGVTVAPFVPPIVVEIAKSPRVGAHDLASIRMVMSGAAPMGKDLQDAFMAKIPNAVLGQGYGMTEAGPVLAMCLAFAKEPFEVKSGSCGTVVRNAELKIIDPDTSALLGRNQPGEICIRGEQIMKGYLNDPEATKNTIDKDGWLHTGDIGYVDDDDEIFIVDRLKEIIKYKGFQVPPAELEALLITHPEIKDAAVVSMKDELAGEVPVAFIIRSEGSEISENEIKQFVAKEVVFYKRINRVFFTDSIPKNPSGKILRKDLRARLAAGIPSSDNTQAKS encoded by the exons ATGGGTTCCGTCGCGGAGGACTCCGCCGCAACAGCGGCGGCGTCGGTAGTGTTCCGCTCGAAGCTACCGGACATCGAGATCCCGCGCCACCTCTCGCTGCAGGCCTACTGCTTCGAGCGGCTCCCCGAGGTGTGCTCCCGCCCGTGCCTCATCGACGGGCAGACGGGCGCCGTCCACACCTACGCCGACGTGGAGCGCCTCTCGCGGACCGCCGCCGCGGCGCTGCGCGGGATCGGGGTCGGGAAGGGCGACGTGGTGATGAACCTGCTCCGCAACTGCCCCGAGTTCGCCTTCGTCTTCCTGGGCGCCGCGCGGCTgggcgccgccaccaccacggccAACCCGTTCTACACCCCGCACGAGATCCACCGCCAGGCGGCCGCGGCGGGGGCCAAGGTGATCGTCACCGAGGCCTGCGCCGTGGAGAAGGTGCGCGGGTTCGCCGCCGAGCGCGGCGTGCCCGTGGTCGCCGTCGACGGCGCCTTCGAGGGCTGCCTCGAGCTCGGGGCCCTGATGGACGCCGCGGAGCCGCTCGACGCCGACAAGGAGGTGGACCCCGACGACGTCGTCGCGCTGCCTTACTCCTCCGGCACCACCGGGTTGCCCAAGGGCGTCATGCTCACGCACCGCAGCCTCGTCACCAGCGTCGCGCAGCAG GTGGACGGCGAGAACCCGAACCTCTACTTCAGCAAGGACGACGTGGTGCTGTGCGTGCTGCCGCTGTTCCACATCTACTCGCTCAACTCGGTGCTCCTGGCGGGGCTGCGCGCCGGCTGCGCCATCGTGATCATGCGCAAGTTCGAGATCGGCGCTCTGGTGGAGCTGGTGCGCGCGCACGGCGTGACCGTGGCGCCCTTCGTGCCGCCCATCGTGGTGGAGATCGCCAAGAGCCCCCGCGTGGGCGCCCACGACCTCGCCTCCATCCGCATGGTCATGTCCGGCGCCGCGCCCATGGGGAAGGACCTCCAGGACGCGTTCATGGCCAAGATCCCCAACGCCGTGCTCGGCCAG GGGTATGGGATGACCGAGGCAGGGCCCGTGCTGGCCATGTGCCTGGCCTTCGCCAAGGAACCGTTCGAGGTgaagtccggctcctgcggcaCCGTCGTCAGGAACGCGGAGCTGAAGATCATCGACCCGGACACCAGCGCGTTGCTGGGACGGAACCAGCCAGGCGAGATATGCATCCGCGGCGAACAAATCATGAAAG GTTATCTGAATGATCCAGAAGCGACAAAGAACACCATTGATAAGGATGGATGGCTGCACACTGGGGACATTGGTTATGTGGACGATGACGATGAGATCTTCATTGTTGACAGGCTGAAGGAGATAATCAAATACAAAGGCTTCCAAGTACCTCCTGCGGAACTTGAAGCCCTTCTCATCACACATCCTGAAATTAAGGATGCTGCTGTTGTCTC AATGAAAGATGAACTTGCTGGCGAAGTCCCTGTTGCATTCATTATACGAAGTGAAGGCTCTGAGATTAGTGAGAACGAGATCAAACAGTTTGTTGCAAAGGAG GTCGTGTTCTACAAGAGGATCAACAGAGTTTTCTTCACGGATTCCATTCCGAAGAATCCCTCCGGCAAGATTCTTAGGAAGGACCTGAGAGCACGGCTTGCTGCGGGCATTCCGAGCAGTGACAACACACAGGCCAAAAGTTGA
- the LOC136522708 gene encoding CASP-like protein 2C3 isoform X2: MVAAARVWEVKAEGLLRGACAALAAAAALLVGLSTQTETVLLVTKKATVKDVQALWVLAMAAAAAAVYHLLQLLKCFYLGRVGGASPCRRSSRALAWTCLLLDKACAYTTFATTVEAAQACVIALDGAHALQWTKLCNIYTRFCEQIAGSLVLGMLAAVGTAVLSAASARNVFRHYSPSSSPPPGTYAAAH, encoded by the exons ATGGTGGCCGCGGCGAGGGTGTGGGAGGTGAAGGCGGAGGGCCTCCTGCGGGGCGCGTGCGCGGCGCTGGCCGCGGCGGCCGCGCTGCTGGTGGGGCTCAGCACGCAGACGGAGACGGTGCTGCTCGTCACCAAGAAGGCCACCGTCAAGGACGTCCAGGCACTCTG GGTGCTGGCgatggcggccgcggcggcggcggtgtaccACCTGCTGCAGCTACTCAAGTGCTTCTACCTCGGCCGCGTCGGCGGCGCGAGCCCCTGCCGCCGGAGCAGCAGGGCTCTGGCCTGGACATGCCTCCTGCTCGACAAG GCGTGCGCGTACACGACGTTCGCGACGACGGTGGAGGCGGCGCAGGCGTGCGTGATCGCGCTGGACGGCGCGCACGCGCTGCAGTGGACCAAGCTCTGCAACATCTACACCCGCTTCTGCGAGCAGATCGCCGGCAGCCTCGTGCTCGGGATGCTGGCCGCCGTGGGAACCGCCGTCCTCTCCGCCGCCTCCGCGCGCAACGTCTTCCGCCACtactcgccgtcgtcgtcgccgccgccggggaCCTACGCCGCCGCGCACTAG
- the LOC136522895 gene encoding fasciclin-like arabinogalactan protein 3 has protein sequence MAPNTFLFVFFFLLPATAVAAPPATGGNAAAAFNVTEILSRYPEFKLFNFLLSKTRVAREVNSRNSVTVLVPDNSAVDWLLRRSARLPRAALVELISVHVALDYIDAAKLAALPRGGQPTVVTTLFQTTGTARNRTGFLNVTATGRGGAVFMSAAPGSLINATFKRAVTARPYNISVLQISNFVVPPRIITRPRLPLPPPSPSPPAPRMRQMAIAPSPAPAPTSTLPLLSPKTIPTSEGDTAEAPDTAEAPAPSRGHAVRATSWWIGSAVGMACMLGYL, from the coding sequence ATGGCTCCTAACACCTTCTTGTTCgtgttcttcttcctcctgcccgccaccgccgtcgccgccccACCAGCTACCGGcggcaacgccgccgccgccttcaacGTCACGGAGATCCTGAGCCGGTACCCGGAGTTCAAGCTCTTCAACTTCCTCCTCAGCAAGACCCGCGTGGCGCGCGAGGTCAACAGCCGGAACTCCGTCACCGTGCTCGTCCCGGACAACTCCGCCGTGGACTGGCTGCTCCGCCGCAGCGCCAGGCTGCCGCGCGCCGCGCTCGTGGAGCTCATCTCCGTCCACGTCGCGCTCGACTACATCGACGCCGCCAAGCTGGCGGCGCTGCCCCGGGGCGGCCAGCCCACCGTGGTCACCACGCTGTTCCAGACCACGGGGACCGCGCGCAACCGCACGGGGTTTCTCAACGTCACCGCCACGGGCCGCGGCGGCGCCGTCTTCATGTCGGCCGCGCCGGGGTCGCTGATCAACGCCACGTTCAAGAGGGCGGTCACCGCGAGGCCGTACAACATATCCGTGCTCCAGATCAGCAACTTCGTCGTGCCGCCGCGCATCATCACCAGGCCgcggctgccgctgccgccgccgtcgccgtcgccgcccgcgCCGAGGATGAGGCAGATGGCGATCGCGCCGAGCCCTGCGCCTGCGCCGACGTCAACTTTGCCGCTGCTATCTCCGAAGACGATTCCGACCTCGGAGGGCGATACCGCGGAGGCTCCCGACACTGCTGAAGCGCCGGCGCCGTCGCGTGGCCATGCGGTGCGAGCAACGAGTTGGTGGATTGGTTCGGCCGTGGGGATGGCATGCATGCTCGGGTACTTGTAG